One genomic region from Haloprofundus salinisoli encodes:
- a CDS encoding sulfatase-like hydrolase/transferase codes for MTDNIVLLVLDTVRKDYFDRYSPRIQSRSDVSFNQCRAASSCSVPSHASIFTEQLPHQHGIHSHNVDYSRLGADTTFLSRLNDYRTVGISSNTFASSAFGFDQMFDEFTELSSTKRFPGGIDLRQYVNESNRSGLNLYTTFVRDAIADEQTNTIQSFLNALKAVFDRMVSKAPIPTLFDDGASIICNRIEREVSGSENTFIFANIMDAHWPMHHVLGYDESLYDAPRGWSSLTFREFEQLIYNVDDTVHKNQEFIETYQQVYAAAIDYIDRQVASLIDTLADQQQETSIIITADHGENLGTKPDNYYFSHEASLTEGLLHVPLEVINAPAGYDDVEDAFVSQLQLGELLGGIAKGDACDVFTSHPIAELTTTAVHYDGFSPEEQAYWERMLRCWYDDSRKIVWDSEGIIEEYKIDRQRPNWQQRRGELQDLPASCDDAFDVGIHEYKGQMERGVMQDDIDDATRERLAELGYL; via the coding sequence ATGACTGACAATATCGTACTTCTCGTTCTTGACACTGTCCGGAAGGACTACTTCGACAGATATTCACCCCGGATTCAAAGTCGGTCAGATGTTTCGTTCAATCAGTGCCGAGCAGCGTCTTCGTGTAGTGTTCCTAGCCATGCTAGCATCTTCACCGAACAACTCCCCCACCAGCACGGCATCCACAGCCACAATGTTGATTACTCACGTCTTGGCGCTGACACTACCTTTCTCTCACGGCTCAATGACTATCGAACGGTCGGCATTAGCTCAAATACATTTGCCAGTAGTGCGTTTGGGTTCGACCAGATGTTCGACGAATTTACTGAACTCTCCTCCACGAAACGATTCCCCGGCGGAATTGACCTTCGCCAGTACGTCAATGAATCGAATAGGTCCGGACTCAACCTCTACACCACGTTCGTCCGCGACGCGATAGCTGACGAGCAAACGAACACAATTCAGAGCTTCCTGAATGCTTTGAAGGCTGTATTCGACCGGATGGTTTCAAAGGCTCCTATCCCAACCCTCTTTGATGACGGCGCGTCGATTATTTGTAACCGAATTGAGCGCGAAGTCAGCGGCTCGGAGAACACCTTTATCTTCGCGAATATCATGGATGCTCATTGGCCGATGCATCATGTTCTCGGCTATGATGAATCACTCTACGACGCACCGAGGGGATGGTCGTCACTCACGTTTAGGGAGTTTGAACAGCTCATCTACAATGTTGATGATACTGTACACAAGAACCAAGAATTCATAGAAACGTATCAGCAAGTGTATGCGGCGGCGATTGACTACATTGACCGGCAAGTTGCATCACTGATCGACACGCTCGCCGACCAACAACAAGAAACAAGTATCATCATTACTGCAGACCACGGAGAGAATCTTGGCACAAAGCCGGATAACTATTATTTTTCTCACGAAGCAAGTCTTACAGAGGGATTACTCCACGTCCCACTTGAAGTCATAAACGCACCTGCTGGATATGACGACGTTGAAGATGCGTTCGTTTCGCAGTTACAGCTCGGAGAACTCTTGGGTGGGATCGCGAAGGGTGATGCATGCGACGTATTTACGTCACACCCCATTGCGGAACTCACAACTACGGCAGTCCATTATGATGGGTTTAGCCCAGAGGAACAAGCGTATTGGGAGCGGATGCTCCGATGCTGGTACGACGATAGCCGGAAGATTGTCTGGGATTCCGAGGGAATAATTGAAGAGTACAAAATAGATAGACAGAGGCCGAACTGGCAACAGCGCCGGGGCGAACTGCAGGACCTACCAGCGTCATGTGACGATGCATTTGACGTTGGAATTCACGAATATAAGGGGCAGATGGAGCGTGGTGTGATGCAAGATGATATTGATGATGCGACGCGCGAGAGGCTAGCTGAACTCGGCTATCTCTAA
- a CDS encoding sugar transferase: MLTGWRYRIVSVFGAAAITTLAVLVANHSLPQWLFTTYVPVFNRLDPSVLEGPALENALGVSIVAVLGSLIPLYKPRPRRMLDAIALTQKRVLTAGLALATFGFFEWSHRLPRLTLVLVVGLLMVAMPLWFVQMRRRPSTDPQRTVIVGDDPVLIKRIAEEIPVPVLGYLCPTSALPSQWRGEIDGLGAITDGGTPLVELDRLGGFSQLDDVLVEHDVDTAVLAFMRPDRAEFFGTIDACHEHGVAVKVHRDYADSVLTAEGSAGTLVDVDVKPWDVQDYMLKRTFDVAFAAAGLLIFAPLMLLLAVAIKLDSEGPVLYSQERTAGLGEKFKIFKFRTMIPEGESATPVEDDDNDRITEIGRVLRRTHLDELPQLWSILVGQMSVVGPRAAWTDEEALLERETEMWRKRWFVKPGLTGLAQINNAKSTDPNAKLRYDLEYIRRQSFWYDLKIVVRQLWLVTIDGFEHIR; this comes from the coding sequence ATGTTAACGGGGTGGCGATACCGCATCGTGAGTGTCTTTGGAGCGGCGGCGATCACCACGCTTGCAGTGCTCGTCGCCAATCACTCCCTCCCGCAGTGGCTGTTCACAACCTACGTGCCGGTGTTCAACCGCCTTGACCCATCTGTGTTGGAGGGGCCAGCTCTCGAAAACGCGTTGGGTGTGAGCATCGTTGCAGTTCTCGGCAGTCTGATTCCGCTATACAAACCGCGACCCCGGCGGATGCTTGACGCCATCGCGCTCACGCAGAAGCGCGTGCTTACGGCCGGACTCGCGCTCGCGACGTTCGGCTTCTTTGAGTGGTCGCACCGCCTCCCCCGTTTGACGCTAGTGCTCGTCGTCGGCTTGCTGATGGTGGCGATGCCGCTCTGGTTCGTACAAATGCGACGGCGTCCATCAACGGATCCACAGCGGACGGTCATCGTTGGTGATGACCCAGTACTCATCAAGCGCATCGCCGAGGAGATTCCGGTTCCAGTGCTGGGATATCTCTGTCCGACGAGCGCACTGCCGTCCCAGTGGCGAGGGGAGATAGATGGTCTGGGTGCGATAACTGACGGCGGGACACCGTTAGTGGAATTAGATCGGTTGGGGGGCTTTTCTCAGCTGGACGACGTACTCGTCGAACACGACGTCGACACGGCGGTGCTTGCGTTTATGCGCCCTGACCGCGCGGAGTTCTTCGGCACGATTGACGCGTGTCACGAACACGGCGTGGCTGTGAAGGTACATCGGGATTACGCGGACTCGGTATTGACTGCGGAGGGAAGTGCTGGAACCTTAGTGGACGTTGATGTCAAACCGTGGGACGTACAAGACTACATGCTGAAGCGGACATTCGACGTGGCATTTGCAGCGGCCGGGTTGCTCATCTTTGCACCCTTGATGCTTCTCCTCGCAGTCGCGATTAAACTTGATAGCGAGGGACCTGTTCTGTATAGTCAGGAACGGACCGCTGGACTCGGCGAGAAATTCAAGATATTCAAATTCCGGACGATGATCCCTGAAGGTGAGTCTGCGACTCCAGTTGAGGACGACGACAATGACCGTATCACGGAAATCGGGCGTGTGCTGCGGCGGACACACCTTGACGAACTCCCGCAACTCTGGTCGATTCTGGTTGGGCAAATGAGCGTTGTCGGACCGCGGGCGGCATGGACGGATGAGGAAGCGCTGCTAGAGCGTGAGACGGAAATGTGGCGCAAGCGGTGGTTCGTGAAGCCTGGGCTGACGGGGCTAGCACAAATCAACAACGCGAAGAGCACTGATCCGAACGCGAAACTGCGGTACGACCTAGAGTACATCCGGCGCCAATCGTTCTGGTACGATTTGAAAATTGTAGTTCGCCAACTGTGGCTGGTTACAATAGACGGATTTGAGCATATTCGATAG
- the rfbB gene encoding dTDP-glucose 4,6-dehydratase, translating into MHILVTGGAGFIGSNFVHYLLRSDVDADVEVTTLDALTYAGDISKLDGVRDDPRHNFIRGDIRDEALVTGLLEEADVVVHFAAQSHVDRSIDDAHPFVSTNVEGTRTLIDAVRETDLDRFLHVSTDEVYGEALSGAFTEEDRLDPRNPYAATKASSDLLAKSYYETYGVPVTITRACNNFGPRQHPEKLIPKFITRANEGKSLPLYGDGTNVREWLFVEDHCRALWTVLRAGDIGEVYNIGGGTELENREVTQRIVEAVGATSDLIEYVEDRKGHDRRYALDASKLQALGWEPQWSFDEGLRATVEYYLQQS; encoded by the coding sequence ATGCACATTCTAGTCACAGGCGGTGCTGGATTCATCGGCTCTAACTTCGTCCACTATCTTCTCAGGTCGGATGTCGACGCTGACGTTGAAGTGACGACGCTTGACGCACTAACCTATGCCGGTGATATTTCTAAACTTGATGGCGTTCGAGACGATCCACGCCATAACTTCATTCGCGGCGACATTCGGGATGAGGCACTCGTAACTGGACTCCTCGAAGAGGCAGACGTGGTGGTCCACTTCGCGGCGCAGTCACACGTTGACCGTTCCATCGACGATGCCCATCCTTTCGTCTCCACCAACGTCGAAGGGACACGAACACTCATCGACGCGGTACGGGAGACGGACCTCGACCGTTTCCTACACGTCTCAACTGATGAGGTGTACGGCGAGGCGCTCTCAGGGGCGTTCACCGAGGAAGACCGCCTCGACCCACGTAACCCCTACGCGGCGACGAAAGCTAGCTCCGACTTGCTTGCGAAGAGCTATTACGAGACCTACGGCGTTCCAGTGACGATCACGCGAGCGTGCAACAACTTTGGCCCGCGTCAACATCCCGAGAAACTGATTCCGAAGTTCATAACCCGCGCCAACGAGGGGAAGTCGCTCCCGCTCTACGGCGATGGGACAAACGTCCGTGAGTGGCTCTTCGTCGAAGACCATTGTCGTGCATTGTGGACGGTCCTCCGTGCGGGAGACATCGGCGAAGTTTACAATATTGGTGGTGGAACTGAACTTGAGAACCGCGAGGTAACTCAGCGAATCGTCGAAGCTGTTGGTGCCACGTCAGACCTTATCGAGTATGTAGAAGACCGCAAAGGCCATGACCGTCGGTATGCCCTTGATGCGTCCAAACTTCAGGCACTTGGGTGGGAACCACAGTGGTCATTCGATGAAGGACTCAGAGCGACAGTTGAATATTACCTGCAACAATCGTAG
- a CDS encoding SDR family oxidoreductase produces the protein MDCLVVGGSGLLGSNVVHLAADRGLSVGATFRSCPELVPTSATKRVRFDLRNADQFGSLLEQTVPDLVVNCAAMTDVDGCEHNPDHARLVNGEIPGALAGACASRDIHFVHVSTDYIFDGRLRRSYREDDVANPLQVYGQSKHLSERTVCRAHPIPLIVRLSFVYGVHATTDVLTGFPAWVRDRLDSEDNAPLFTDQWTTPTRAGYAAETILNLYDAGATGTFHVASSECCSPYEFGTKIVDFVPDASGDQLVQSSQSDVERAARRPTHTCLATEKIESELGHRVPRIETDLNTIADAFASQDR, from the coding sequence ATGGACTGTCTTGTCGTCGGTGGATCTGGCTTATTGGGTAGCAACGTCGTCCACCTGGCCGCTGACCGTGGACTTTCTGTCGGTGCGACTTTCAGATCCTGCCCAGAACTAGTCCCTACTTCAGCTACTAAACGTGTTAGGTTCGACCTGCGTAACGCCGATCAGTTTGGAAGTCTTCTGGAGCAAACAGTGCCTGATCTAGTCGTCAACTGTGCTGCGATGACTGATGTCGACGGTTGCGAACATAATCCAGATCACGCTCGCTTGGTCAACGGTGAAATCCCTGGAGCGCTCGCCGGTGCCTGTGCGTCTCGAGACATTCATTTCGTTCACGTGTCAACAGACTACATCTTTGATGGACGCTTGCGGCGCTCATACCGAGAGGACGATGTTGCGAACCCACTGCAGGTGTATGGGCAATCCAAGCACCTCAGCGAACGTACTGTCTGTAGGGCGCACCCCATACCGCTTATCGTCCGCCTCTCGTTTGTATACGGTGTCCACGCCACCACCGACGTACTGACTGGATTTCCGGCCTGGGTTCGAGATAGACTTGACTCCGAAGACAACGCCCCCTTGTTCACGGATCAGTGGACAACGCCGACGCGTGCCGGTTACGCCGCCGAGACGATACTGAATCTTTACGACGCGGGCGCGACTGGAACGTTCCACGTCGCATCGTCTGAATGTTGTTCACCCTATGAGTTCGGTACGAAGATCGTAGATTTCGTTCCAGACGCGAGTGGGGACCAACTAGTGCAAAGTTCCCAGAGTGACGTGGAGCGAGCGGCAAGACGTCCGACTCATACCTGTTTAGCGACGGAAAAAATCGAATCCGAACTCGGTCATCGGGTACCGAGGATTGAGACCGATCTAAACACGATCGCTGATGCGTTTGCTAGTCAAGACCGATAG
- a CDS encoding glucose-1-phosphate thymidylyltransferase — MKGVLLSGGEGTRLRPITHTGPKQLVPVANKPVLQYAVEDLKEAGITEIGVVLGNKGREEVQEFLGDGSCFGVDVTYIVQGEPLGLAHAAGCAQEFVGEDDFVMYLGDNILNSGITDLVESFRSGNYAAGIALQEVDNPTAFGIANVDDEGQVIQLVEKPDDPPSSLALIGIYAFSPKVFDVIENLEPSWRGELEITDAIQGLLDRGNAIDSHVVKGWWKDTGRPQDILDANRLVLQRHPRSTEGTVEDGADVTGHLDLHETATIEAGAVVRGPVSIDAETTIRSGTYIGPYTSIGPDCTVCNAHVENTVLIGDTTVTSNGKIVDSLIGRGTTIGSADDLLPEGRRLIVGENSNLKL; from the coding sequence ATGAAAGGTGTCTTACTTTCCGGCGGAGAAGGCACTCGCCTCCGACCAATAACACATACTGGGCCGAAGCAGCTCGTCCCCGTCGCGAACAAACCAGTTCTCCAGTACGCCGTTGAAGACCTGAAGGAAGCCGGTATCACCGAAATCGGTGTCGTCCTCGGGAATAAGGGACGCGAGGAGGTCCAAGAGTTCCTCGGTGACGGATCGTGCTTTGGCGTCGACGTGACCTACATCGTTCAGGGCGAACCGCTCGGCCTCGCCCACGCGGCGGGCTGTGCACAGGAGTTCGTCGGCGAAGACGACTTTGTGATGTACCTCGGCGACAACATCCTCAACTCAGGCATTACTGACCTCGTGGAAAGCTTCCGGTCCGGCAACTACGCGGCAGGTATCGCTCTGCAGGAGGTCGATAATCCCACTGCGTTCGGCATAGCCAACGTAGACGATGAGGGACAGGTAATCCAACTCGTGGAGAAACCAGACGACCCACCGTCGAGCCTCGCGCTTATCGGCATCTACGCGTTCTCGCCAAAAGTATTCGATGTCATTGAAAATCTCGAACCCTCATGGCGCGGCGAACTTGAGATTACTGACGCCATCCAAGGGCTTCTCGATCGTGGTAATGCCATCGACTCCCACGTGGTTAAAGGCTGGTGGAAGGACACTGGACGTCCGCAGGATATTCTCGACGCAAATCGACTCGTGCTCCAGCGTCACCCCCGAAGTACCGAAGGTACCGTCGAGGACGGTGCCGATGTCACTGGCCACCTCGACCTGCACGAGACAGCGACCATTGAGGCCGGCGCAGTCGTCCGCGGTCCGGTGAGCATTGACGCCGAGACGACGATTAGATCAGGGACGTACATCGGACCCTATACGTCTATCGGCCCCGACTGTACCGTTTGCAACGCCCACGTTGAGAACACAGTGCTCATAGGCGACACGACTGTCACGAGTAATGGTAAGATAGTCGATAGCCTCATCGGCCGTGGGACGACAATCGGGAGTGCAGACGACCTCCTTCCAGAGGGTAGACGACTCATTGTTGGTGAAAACTCGAATCTCAAGCTCTAA
- a CDS encoding cupin domain-containing protein → MSRIHDVEVRDLQLNADERGHLVEVFREDWDEYDHEPAMSYYSMTYPGIIRAWHRHLKGQIDHFVCPKGRIKVGVYDDREDSHTQGELNTFIIGEHNQQVVRIPGDCWHGFKVVGNEQAIMMNFPTNLYNYDNPDEERLPYDTEKIPLDWDAGPHE, encoded by the coding sequence ATGAGTCGTATCCACGATGTCGAAGTTCGAGACCTCCAACTCAATGCTGACGAGCGCGGCCACCTAGTTGAAGTTTTCCGTGAGGACTGGGACGAGTACGACCATGAGCCCGCAATGTCCTACTATTCGATGACGTATCCTGGTATTATTCGCGCTTGGCATCGCCACCTCAAAGGTCAGATTGACCACTTCGTCTGTCCAAAGGGACGAATCAAAGTTGGCGTGTACGACGACCGAGAAGATTCGCACACGCAGGGTGAACTCAACACGTTCATCATTGGTGAGCACAACCAGCAAGTGGTCCGAATCCCGGGGGACTGCTGGCATGGGTTCAAAGTCGTTGGAAACGAGCAAGCAATTATGATGAACTTCCCCACGAACCTCTATAACTACGACAACCCTGACGAGGAGCGGCTCCCCTATGACACAGAGAAGATTCCCCTCGACTGGGACGCTGGCCCGCACGAGTAA
- a CDS encoding flippase: MNLARSSLKLYIANVTSAGVSFLGITYFARELGATPIGVFFLFEALLGILAIPADFGLRGAVEKRISEGKSQSEYLSSAVILKAIPVVAIVLGILLLRSFINRYLGANIAVFLAVAIVLQEAAQLTVAVLKGELRVDETAVLQLVRQVTWVGVGVVLVSQGFGVVSLVYGLLTGLVFMLVLGWYKCSITLGQPSREHLHSLFAYGKYDIVYSVGGYFYNWMDVLIIGFFLTQAHVGAYEIAWRITGMVIMLSNSVASAIFPQLSKWSATEMTAKVEQLLPYTFISSAVIIIPGFVGGTLLSTHILRILFGQEYVIASGVLSLLLLEKVFEGGQNMISSTLRGLNRPDLLAKASLIAQIANVVLNLALISTFGLIGAAVGTLLASLIGDSLSYYYADGIINIRLPYKEVALTILSSVIMGVGIHILLAQVKVDTTMELTLVILTSLLIYAVFEITLVAEVRKWLTASLKPLL; encoded by the coding sequence ATGAATCTCGCACGCTCGTCTCTCAAGCTTTACATAGCAAACGTCACAAGTGCAGGGGTCAGTTTCCTTGGGATCACCTACTTCGCGCGGGAACTTGGGGCAACTCCCATAGGCGTGTTCTTCTTGTTTGAGGCCCTTCTTGGGATTCTTGCCATTCCAGCTGATTTCGGCTTGCGTGGGGCTGTTGAGAAGCGAATTAGCGAAGGTAAATCACAAAGTGAGTACCTTTCCAGTGCAGTTATACTCAAAGCTATTCCAGTTGTTGCAATTGTTCTCGGCATACTGCTTCTGCGATCATTCATTAACCGATATCTCGGGGCGAACATTGCTGTCTTTCTCGCAGTGGCAATCGTACTTCAGGAAGCTGCGCAGCTCACGGTTGCCGTCTTGAAGGGCGAACTTCGAGTCGACGAAACAGCTGTCCTTCAGTTGGTACGGCAGGTCACCTGGGTTGGAGTAGGGGTTGTACTTGTTTCACAGGGTTTTGGGGTGGTTAGTCTCGTTTATGGGTTATTGACTGGTCTAGTCTTCATGTTGGTGTTAGGCTGGTACAAATGTTCCATTACTTTAGGTCAGCCGTCAAGAGAGCATCTGCACTCACTTTTTGCTTACGGAAAGTATGATATCGTCTATTCTGTCGGTGGCTACTTTTATAACTGGATGGACGTGCTAATTATCGGATTTTTCCTCACGCAGGCGCATGTTGGGGCATATGAGATCGCATGGCGGATAACAGGTATGGTTATCATGCTTAGTAACTCGGTTGCAAGCGCTATATTTCCTCAGTTGAGTAAATGGAGTGCAACGGAAATGACTGCGAAGGTGGAACAGCTTCTACCCTATACCTTTATTTCGTCCGCTGTTATCATTATACCCGGATTCGTTGGCGGAACTTTATTGTCTACTCATATCTTGAGAATATTATTTGGACAAGAATACGTAATCGCTAGTGGCGTTCTATCATTACTTTTACTTGAAAAGGTATTTGAAGGGGGCCAAAACATGATCTCTTCTACGTTGCGAGGGCTGAACCGCCCTGATCTCTTAGCTAAAGCCTCACTTATAGCACAAATCGCCAATGTAGTATTGAATCTTGCTTTAATTTCGACATTTGGCCTCATCGGTGCAGCGGTAGGTACGCTTCTCGCTTCTTTAATAGGGGATTCCCTCTCGTATTACTACGCAGATGGCATCATAAATATAAGACTGCCATACAAGGAAGTCGCTTTAACAATCCTTTCCTCCGTTATAATGGGGGTAGGAATTCATATACTCCTTGCACAGGTAAAGGTCGACACAACCATGGAACTAACACTCGTGATTCTTACAAGTTTGTTGATTTACGCCGTATTTGAAATAACATTGGTCGCAGAGGTTCGAAAGTGGCTTACTGCATCGTTGAAACCACTATTATAG
- a CDS encoding polysaccharide pyruvyl transferase family protein: protein MTDTYFLINWAGLNVGDDLLSETVIKEVLPEKYELYLASHRLSSHLENTEQILGWMPLFEISSNISELARFIGAIRDSDYVIIAGGDVLRPSFTSVLPLLCSSFLNKPVYILGVGSVGMNSPFWRAVFRCAFSSTEIVYTRDNRSMELISELLPKSTEQIVAPDLIFSYDLDAQNSNSDAIIVNLRYVDEDTYYEMGDELTERLADDLSRLSVEMGYTEIILVPFVDDTAIQVTGFQRASDIPILSDLKERLKERSGVTVTILNRRPNKEEFEKILERGDVSIGMRYHFVITSLLADIPTIAVPYAPKVDQLSTWVPALGKLNYGRDVVNYDDLRLLCEDPNREVTNQVEQCVELTEAALEETKRVISDGSRSERCLKAQVGSLLLILAGTLANMILRYANEN, encoded by the coding sequence ATGACTGATACATATTTTCTGATAAACTGGGCAGGACTAAACGTCGGTGATGATTTGCTTTCGGAAACCGTGATTAAGGAAGTTCTACCAGAAAAGTACGAATTATATCTTGCTAGCCACAGGTTAAGTTCACACCTAGAGAATACAGAGCAGATACTTGGTTGGATGCCTCTTTTTGAGATCAGCTCAAATATCTCTGAATTGGCACGATTTATAGGAGCTATTAGAGATAGCGATTACGTAATTATTGCGGGAGGAGATGTTCTCCGCCCAAGTTTTACTTCTGTACTTCCGCTTCTTTGCAGTTCCTTTCTAAACAAACCAGTATATATTCTCGGTGTCGGTTCGGTGGGTATGAATTCCCCTTTCTGGAGGGCTGTCTTCAGATGTGCTTTTAGTTCGACAGAAATTGTCTATACGCGTGATAATAGGTCGATGGAACTAATTTCAGAGCTACTGCCGAAGAGTACTGAACAAATTGTAGCCCCAGATTTGATCTTCTCCTACGATTTGGATGCTCAAAATAGCAACTCAGATGCGATAATCGTTAACCTTCGTTACGTAGATGAAGATACGTATTATGAGATGGGGGATGAATTAACCGAAAGGTTAGCAGATGACCTCTCGAGGCTATCAGTGGAGATGGGATATACGGAGATAATTTTGGTTCCTTTTGTTGATGATACTGCAATCCAAGTTACCGGTTTCCAGAGAGCAAGCGATATCCCAATACTTTCCGATTTGAAGGAAAGGTTGAAAGAAAGGTCTGGAGTAACTGTAACGATACTAAATAGACGACCGAACAAGGAAGAGTTTGAAAAAATACTAGAACGAGGTGATGTTTCTATTGGTATGAGATATCATTTTGTGATCACGTCCTTACTGGCGGATATCCCCACAATAGCGGTTCCATATGCCCCAAAGGTGGATCAGTTGTCTACTTGGGTCCCCGCTTTAGGAAAGCTCAACTACGGGAGAGATGTGGTTAACTATGACGATCTACGTCTTTTATGCGAAGATCCGAACCGAGAAGTGACAAATCAGGTAGAACAGTGTGTAGAGCTCACGGAAGCCGCTCTTGAAGAAACAAAAAGGGTTATATCAGACGGTTCCAGATCGGAGAGATGTCTCAAAGCTCAAGTTGGATCGTTATTGTTAATTCTGGCTGGCACTCTGGCAAATATGATTCTAAGATACGCCAATGAGAATTAA
- a CDS encoding glycosyltransferase family 4 protein encodes MGREWFAPKARLIQAFETLRHLVRETDVDWFDVDVEIRQIPTLNPSLSRYSEKFIPDAEVTIATAWETAYLVIALDDSKGAKSYFIQHYEIWDTWNNDEAWTRVAQRTDDTASYPKEMYEIVPPDRRARRQKKLVDNSYKLPISKITISSWLANLLETKFDQNVAGIVTNSVNQSIFYPEPTIESETVSLLLPYRNSPWKGKREAKRLINEIENSYNVQINTYGSRAGAKNLPDTVTHHSKITDEALRHLYSNSDIFILPAWVEGFGLPPLEAMACKCAVVTTNVGAVPDYAEDGVTASVVPPRDSSALIEAVSELIEDDKKRHQLQQQGYEHIKGYTWDDAAECLEQVLYKVCSGGRGIHE; translated from the coding sequence ATGGGTCGTGAATGGTTTGCTCCAAAAGCGAGACTTATTCAAGCATTTGAAACACTTAGACATTTAGTGAGAGAAACGGATGTGGATTGGTTTGACGTTGATGTCGAAATCCGACAGATTCCGACGTTAAATCCCTCTCTCAGTAGATATTCTGAGAAGTTCATACCGGATGCTGAGGTGACTATTGCAACGGCGTGGGAAACTGCGTATCTAGTCATTGCACTGGACGACTCGAAAGGCGCAAAATCATATTTTATTCAGCATTATGAGATCTGGGACACGTGGAATAACGATGAAGCATGGACCCGAGTAGCTCAAAGAACGGATGATACGGCATCGTACCCGAAAGAAATGTACGAGATAGTTCCTCCAGATCGTCGAGCCCGACGACAGAAGAAGTTGGTTGACAATTCATACAAGTTACCAATTTCCAAAATCACAATTTCATCTTGGCTAGCAAACCTCTTAGAGACGAAATTCGACCAAAATGTTGCGGGTATTGTAACTAATAGCGTAAATCAGTCAATCTTCTATCCAGAGCCAACTATCGAATCCGAGACGGTTTCTCTCTTGCTCCCATACCGAAATTCGCCTTGGAAAGGAAAGCGGGAAGCGAAACGCCTCATAAACGAGATCGAGAATTCCTATAACGTCCAGATCAATACATACGGGTCCAGAGCTGGGGCCAAGAATCTCCCAGACACCGTCACTCATCATTCCAAGATCACTGACGAAGCACTTCGCCATCTTTACTCTAACTCGGACATCTTTATCCTACCAGCCTGGGTTGAAGGCTTCGGATTACCCCCCTTAGAGGCGATGGCGTGTAAATGTGCAGTTGTCACTACGAATGTTGGTGCAGTGCCAGACTACGCAGAGGACGGAGTTACTGCCTCTGTTGTTCCACCACGAGACAGTTCTGCGCTGATTGAGGCAGTGAGTGAGTTGATAGAGGACGACAAAAAACGACATCAGCTACAGCAACAAGGATACGAACACATCAAAGGATATACTTGGGACGATGCAGCTGAGTGTTTAGAGCAGGTCTTATACAAGGTTTGTTCTGGAGGCCGTGGGATTCACGAATGA